Sequence from the Fibrobacter sp. UWR2 genome:
AAGACCATGACTTAAATATAGGTTAAGAAATTTCTGCCGATGCAAGTTCACTGCCGTCATCGAGCCTGTGGATGCTAAACTTGGCAGGGGAGGTTCCTGTCGCGCTCTCGTAGAGGGCGAAGGTCGGCGCGTTCCCGCCCTTGGGGAGGCTCGTAGAACCGGGGTTCACGATAAGGACCCCCTTGAAGTTTTTTTCGAGTTTCCAGATATGCGTATGACCGTAAAGATACGCGTCAACCTTGCGGCAGCCGTTTTCGAGATTGGCGGGTTCTAGCGTCTCGAGCGCATTTGCGGGGAAACAGTTCGGTTCGAAGATATGCCCGTGGCTCAGGAACAGGGTGGTGTTTGAATCCTTCACGACAGCATATTCATCTTCGATGGGGAAATCGAGCATCATCAGGTCCACGTCGGCGTCACAGTTCCCGCGGACGGCGGTAATGCGGCCCTTGTACGGGGTCAAAGCCTCTACGACACCCATCGGGCCATGGCCTTCGGGGAGCGGATTGCGCGGGCCATGATAGAGGGTATCGCCGAGCAAAAAGATGCGGTCACAGTTGAACTTATCAAAAAAAGAAAGTGCCTGCCTTGCGGCAATAGCGGAACCATGAATATCGGAAAGTATCAGTGCGCGCATCTTATTTCCTACGCTGCTCAACGGAATCATGCCTGAAATGCACGGGTTTAAGTTTATCGATCACACTCTGGAGTTCCTTCGGGAGCGGGCAGTCGAAA
This genomic interval carries:
- the yfcE gene encoding phosphodiesterase; this translates as MRALILSDIHGSAIAARQALSFFDKFNCDRIFLLGDTLYHGPRNPLPEGHGPMGVVEALTPYKGRITAVRGNCDADVDLMMLDFPIEDEYAVVKDSNTTLFLSHGHIFEPNCFPANALETLEPANLENGCRKVDAYLYGHTHIWKLEKNFKGVLIVNPGSTSLPKGGNAPTFALYESATGTSPAKFSIHRLDDGSELASAEIS